A window of the Sabethes cyaneus chromosome 1, idSabCyanKW18_F2, whole genome shotgun sequence genome harbors these coding sequences:
- the LOC128745491 gene encoding uncharacterized protein LOC128745491, producing the protein MVVNSVRITPAGATVANSSGDIGSIDRQHSFYRTYPYPFFTYSSGFNPYGIPFGPALVESPYPVHPAATVMAQQYSPKYGQPSESGYDGSDGIGYGSSYGPPGPPHPSGGAVYEYHAPPAPPSVSHPHPVPFQFRASKPKKGKGAALSALTLLAFLYFLNMLQSCLKEHMDTMNPTVMVMTAGATRRKDADEVTLTESDEKVGEYDAPGEVDFTDDRFHLVTKSPGGFSSFVNDKPVRKYKFRKSNSDDEQ; encoded by the exons ATGGTAGTCAACTCAGTTCGCATTACGCCTGCCGGCGCTACAGTGGCTAATTCATCCGGTGACATCGGTTCCATAGATCGTCAGCATTCATTCTATCGTACTTACCCATACCCGTTCTTTACGTACTCTTCTGGTTTCAACCCGTACGGGATTCCATTCGGACCGGCACTGGTAGAATCTCCATACCCGGTCCATCCGGCAGCCACTGTTATGGCCCAGCAGTACAGCCCAAAGTACGGCCAACCAAGTGAGTCCGGCTACGATGGGAGTGACGGCATCGGTTACGGTTCATCATATGGGCCTCCAGGACCCCCTCATCCGTCGGGTGGAGCAGTATACGAATATCATGCACCACCGGCACCACCGTCTGTTTCACATCCACACCCAGTTCCCTTCCAGTTCCGTGCTTCCAAACCGAAGAAGGGAAAAGGAGCCGCACTTTCCGCATTAACGTTGCTGGCATTTCTGTATTTTCTTAATATGCTGCAAAGCTGCCTGAAAGAGCACATGGACACAATGAATCCAACG GTTATGGTGATGACTGCTGGAGCGACGCGTCGAAAGGATGCCGATGAAGTGACGTTAACAGAATCTGATGAAAAGGTCGGAGAGTACGATGCACCTGGCGAAGTAGATTTTACGGATGACAGATTTCATCTAGTGACCAAATCTCCAGGAGGTTTCAGCTCTTTCGTTAATGACAAACCCGTGCGAAAGTACAAGTTTCGCAAATCTAATTCAGATGATGAGCAGTGA